In Cheilinus undulatus linkage group 16, ASM1832078v1, whole genome shotgun sequence, one DNA window encodes the following:
- the ppt2b gene encoding lysosomal thioesterase PPT2, producing MKGCISALGTQRRRRGSSGAAGLLYPLLGACLWAAVVGYKPVIIVHGLFDSSGDFKHLLSYINESHPGTNVTVIDLFDRSASLEPMWKQVEGFKAAIYPIMQNAADGVHFICYSQGGLVCRGILSTLSDHNVQSFISLSSPQAGQYGDTDYLKYLFPQFVKSNLYHLCYTSIGQRISICNYWNDPHHRDLYVNSSDYLALLNSERPNPNSTEWKKNFLKIKKLVLIGGPDDGVITPWQSSQFGFYDDNETVVEMQHQDLYLRDVFGLKTLGARGDLIICTVPGVEHVYWHSNETVFHMCMEKWLE from the exons ATGAAGGGCTGCATTTCTGCTTTGGgaacacagaggaggaggaggggcagCAGCGGGGCGGCCGGGCTCTTGTATCCGCTGCTCGGTGCGTGTCTCTGGGCTGCAGTGGTCGGGTACAAGCCGGTGATCATAGTGCACGGTTTGTTCGACAGCTCAGgggattttaaacatttactttcCTACATTAACGAG TCTCATCCTGGAACAAACGTGACCGTCATCGACTTGTTCGACAGGAGTGCCAGCCTGGAGCCCATGTGGAAGCAGGTGGAAGGCTTCAAGGCAGCTATTTACCCGATAATGCAGAATGCAGCAGACGGGGTCCACTTTATCTGCTACTCACAAG GTGGGCTGGTATGCAGAGGAATCCTCTCCACTCTGTCCGACCACAACGTCCAGTCCTTCAtttctctgtcctctcctcAGGCTGGGCAGTATGGAG ACACCGACTACTTGAAGTACCTCTTCCCTCAGTTCGTCAAGTCCAACCTCTACCACCTCTGCTACACCTCGATAGGTCAGAGGATTTCCATCTGTAACTACTGGAACG aCCCTCACCACAGAGACCTATATGTGAACAGCAGTGATTATTTGGCTCTGCTCAACAGTGAGAGACCAAATCCAAACTCAACAG AGTGGAAGAAAAActtcctcaaaataaaaaagctggTGTTAATCGGAGGACCGGATGATGGAGTCATCACTCCGTGGCAGTCCAG tCAGTTTGGCTTTTATGATGACAACGAGACTGTTGTTGAGATGCAGCACCAAGAT TTGTATTTAAGAGATGTTTTTGGGCTGAAGACGTTGGGGGCTCGTGGAGATCTGATCATCTGTACGGTGCCTGGAGTGGAGCATGTGTACTGGCACTCTAACGAGACTGTGTTTCACATGTGCATGGAGAAGTGGCTGGAGTAA